A region from the Planctomycetota bacterium genome encodes:
- a CDS encoding RNA methyltransferase, with product MIGPEITSVQNPRVKQLVKLRDQRGRARQERIVIDGPREVSRAVAAGVRLAELFICPALCRSAEARELCQQAQAGALGDAQIAPVTETVFAKLAYGERHDGVVAVAERPTARLDELRLPERPLVVVLAGVEKPGNVGAALRSADGAGASALVVADGATDLFNPNTIRASQGVIFSFPVVEATAAETLSWLRRRGLAMYAARPDAATVYTDAHLTGPAALILGSEAEGLDAVWQADDVHPIRLPMLGQSDSLNVSVTAAVLCYEALRQREAISN from the coding sequence ATGATCGGACCCGAGATTACCAGTGTGCAGAACCCGCGCGTCAAGCAGCTTGTCAAGCTGCGCGACCAGCGCGGCCGTGCGCGGCAAGAGCGGATCGTCATCGACGGCCCGCGCGAGGTATCGCGCGCCGTGGCCGCGGGCGTGCGCCTGGCCGAGTTGTTCATCTGCCCCGCCCTCTGCCGCTCGGCCGAAGCCCGCGAACTGTGTCAACAGGCTCAGGCCGGCGCGCTGGGAGACGCGCAGATTGCGCCGGTCACGGAGACCGTCTTCGCCAAGTTGGCCTACGGCGAGCGTCACGATGGCGTGGTCGCGGTGGCCGAGCGGCCGACGGCCCGGCTCGACGAGTTGCGTCTGCCCGAGCGGCCGCTGGTCGTGGTGCTGGCCGGTGTCGAGAAGCCAGGGAACGTCGGCGCGGCATTGCGCTCGGCCGACGGCGCCGGCGCGTCGGCGCTGGTCGTGGCCGATGGCGCAACCGATCTGTTCAACCCCAACACGATTCGTGCCAGCCAGGGGGTGATCTTCTCGTTCCCGGTGGTCGAGGCCACGGCGGCCGAGACGTTGAGTTGGTTGCGGCGGCGTGGTTTGGCGATGTATGCCGCGCGCCCCGACGCGGCGACGGTTTACACCGACGCCCATCTGACCGGCCCGGCGGCGTTGATCCTGGGGAGCGAGGCCGAGGGGCTCGACGCCGTGTGGCAAGCCGACGATGTCCACCCGATCCGACTACCGATGCTGGGCCAGTCGGACAGCCTGAACGTGTCGGTCACCGCAGCG
- a CDS encoding [Fe-S]-binding protein: MLDYPQMFRVRQTFDAPQVADIAGTVGAELKKLGLERTIRPGQTVAITAGSRGIANIALIIKTTVEHLKSLQAEPFIVPSMGSHGGGTAEGQVEILRGYNVTPEYCGCPIRASMETVVVCQADEGFPIHFDKHASTADHVLVCGRVKPHTGFVGDIESGLMKMMLIGLGKHNGAIIYHRAIQNYSFGQILRSVAGQVLKRCRIVAGLAIVENPYDQTALIEAVAPQDFESRERELLKLAAAWLPRLPFERTDVLLIDEIGKNISGTGLDPNVVYRKRMTPAAGEPGGRGNVRRIIVRALTEATHGNATGIGLADYVLKRAVEQADMEVTKINCITGGHPEAARLPLSFATDRGAIDAAMATIGLVDPIDARVCWIHNTLHLVEAECSVAYLAEARERKDLEIIVPPRPLPLDATGNLPPPGSHWGAGH; the protein is encoded by the coding sequence ATGCTTGATTACCCCCAGATGTTTCGCGTCCGCCAGACGTTCGACGCGCCACAGGTCGCCGACATCGCCGGCACGGTCGGCGCCGAGTTGAAGAAGCTCGGGCTCGAACGGACCATCCGTCCGGGTCAAACCGTGGCCATCACCGCCGGCAGCCGCGGCATCGCCAACATCGCCCTGATCATCAAAACCACGGTCGAGCACCTGAAAAGTCTGCAAGCCGAGCCGTTCATCGTTCCGTCGATGGGGAGCCACGGCGGCGGCACGGCCGAGGGGCAAGTCGAAATCCTCCGCGGCTACAACGTCACGCCCGAGTATTGCGGCTGTCCGATTCGCGCGTCGATGGAAACGGTCGTCGTCTGCCAGGCCGACGAAGGCTTCCCAATCCATTTCGACAAGCACGCTTCGACGGCGGACCATGTGCTGGTCTGTGGTCGCGTGAAGCCGCACACCGGGTTTGTCGGCGATATCGAGAGCGGGCTGATGAAGATGATGCTCATCGGTCTAGGCAAGCACAACGGCGCGATCATCTATCACCGGGCCATTCAAAACTACAGCTTCGGTCAAATCCTGCGCAGTGTCGCAGGCCAGGTGCTGAAGCGCTGCCGAATCGTGGCGGGTTTGGCGATTGTCGAAAACCCGTACGACCAGACGGCGTTGATCGAGGCCGTCGCGCCGCAAGATTTCGAGAGCCGCGAGCGCGAGTTGCTGAAGCTGGCGGCGGCCTGGCTGCCACGGTTGCCGTTCGAGCGGACCGACGTGCTGCTGATCGACGAGATCGGCAAGAACATCAGCGGCACCGGCTTGGACCCCAACGTGGTCTATCGCAAGCGGATGACCCCCGCGGCGGGCGAGCCGGGCGGACGTGGCAACGTGCGGCGGATTATTGTTCGCGCGCTCACCGAAGCCACGCACGGCAACGCGACGGGCATCGGCCTGGCTGATTATGTCTTGAAGCGCGCCGTCGAGCAGGCCGACATGGAAGTCACCAAGATCAACTGCATTACCGGCGGCCATCCCGAGGCGGCGCGACTCCCCTTGAGCTTTGCCACCGACCGGGGCGCGATCGACGCGGCCATGGCGACAATCGGGCTGGTCGATCCGATCGACGCGCGAGTCTGCTGGATTCACAACACGCTTCACCTGGTCGAAGCGGAGTGCTCGGTGGCTTATCTGGCCGAGGCGCGGGAGCGGAAGGATTTGGAGATCATCGTCCCACCGCGCCCGTTGCCATTGGATGCGACCGGCAACTTGCCCCCACCGGGCAGCCATTGGGGCGCCGGGCATTAA
- a CDS encoding aldo/keto reductase: MRLRPLGRTGLHLSWLSFGASSLGQEFRSVDLNEALRSVHEALELGMNFIDTSPYYGRGMSEVLLGVALRDVPRGKYLLGTKFGRYAPSHFDFSSRRVVESVDVSLERMKTDYLDIVLCHDIEFVDMQQIVDETLPALRKLKQQGKVRFIGVSGYPMKMFRYVLDRTELDVMLSYNHYTLQNTMLADLVPYLKSKNVGIMNAAPFSARLLTNQALPPWHKATPEVRAICKQAAEHCAARGVDIAQLALQYSIANEELTTCVVGSANPANVRRWVEWSEKPIDQPLLNEVLAILKPIHNWHYTEGRPENNDPAPG, translated from the coding sequence GTGCGTTTACGTCCGCTGGGCCGCACGGGTCTGCATCTGTCGTGGCTGTCGTTCGGCGCGTCGTCGCTGGGCCAAGAGTTCCGCAGCGTCGATTTGAACGAAGCCCTCCGTTCGGTACACGAGGCGCTGGAACTGGGGATGAACTTCATCGACACCTCGCCGTACTACGGTCGGGGGATGAGCGAAGTGCTGCTGGGCGTCGCTTTGCGCGATGTGCCGCGAGGGAAGTACCTGCTGGGGACCAAGTTCGGTCGCTACGCGCCCAGCCATTTCGATTTCAGCTCGCGGCGCGTCGTCGAAAGCGTCGACGTCTCGCTCGAGCGGATGAAGACCGACTATCTGGACATCGTGCTGTGTCACGACATCGAGTTCGTCGACATGCAGCAGATCGTCGACGAGACCCTGCCGGCGCTCCGCAAGCTGAAACAACAAGGCAAGGTCCGCTTCATCGGCGTTAGCGGCTATCCGATGAAGATGTTTCGTTACGTCCTCGATCGGACCGAGCTGGACGTGATGTTGTCGTACAACCATTACACGCTACAGAACACCATGCTGGCCGATCTGGTGCCGTACCTGAAGAGCAAGAACGTCGGCATCATGAACGCGGCCCCCTTCTCGGCACGCTTGTTGACCAATCAAGCCCTGCCCCCGTGGCACAAGGCCACGCCCGAGGTGCGGGCCATCTGCAAACAAGCGGCCGAGCATTGCGCCGCGCGGGGCGTCGACATTGCCCAGTTGGCGCTGCAATATTCGATTGCCAACGAAGAGCTGACGACCTGTGTCGTCGGCTCGGCCAATCCGGCGAACGTCCGCCGCTGGGTCGAATGGTCCGAAAAGCCGATCGATCAGCCGTTGTTGAACGAAGTGCTGGCCATCTTGAAACCGATCCACAACTGGCACTACACCGAAGGCCGTCCGGAGAACAATGACCCGGCGCCGGGGTAG